The following are encoded together in the Pelorhabdus rhamnosifermentans genome:
- the nudC gene encoding NAD(+) diphosphatase: MDNSKNIYLFLFYNGEILVQKSKELIHIPLLNDISNLPIEPTALHFIGSFNDTACYVGILKTTNIPDGFFLRQPRQLYGYLKNDLMKFTLRSFHLVNWLKNNKFCGRCGGKMVPSTDELAMKCTDCDFLVYPRLSPAMIVAVVKDHKLLLAHSNKFPSGRYSVLAGFVEPGETLEDCVKREVKEEVGIEVKNIRYFDSQPWPFPDSLMIAFTAEYSSGELSIDNNEILAADWFSPDNFPDLPGNESIAKRLINWFTNIEHSASYHSPMPK; this comes from the coding sequence GTGGACAATTCTAAAAATATATACTTATTCTTGTTTTACAACGGAGAAATTTTAGTACAAAAAAGTAAAGAACTCATCCATATTCCTTTGTTAAACGATATCAGCAATTTACCAATCGAACCAACGGCCCTTCACTTTATCGGCTCGTTTAACGACACGGCCTGCTATGTTGGTATTCTCAAGACTACCAACATCCCTGATGGATTTTTCCTCCGCCAACCAAGACAGCTCTATGGATACTTAAAAAATGATCTAATGAAATTCACTTTGCGCAGCTTTCATCTTGTAAATTGGCTAAAAAACAATAAATTTTGTGGCCGTTGCGGGGGAAAAATGGTTCCATCAACGGATGAACTCGCCATGAAGTGTACGGACTGTGATTTTCTTGTTTATCCGCGACTTTCGCCTGCGATGATCGTTGCTGTTGTCAAAGACCATAAACTTCTTTTAGCACACTCAAATAAATTTCCCTCTGGCAGATATAGCGTACTCGCCGGATTCGTCGAACCTGGTGAAACACTGGAAGATTGCGTAAAAAGAGAAGTCAAGGAGGAAGTGGGAATTGAAGTTAAAAACATCCGCTATTTTGACAGCCAGCCCTGGCCCTTTCCTGATTCACTTATGATTGCTTTTACAGCTGAATACTCATCTGGTGAATTATCTATTGATAACAACGAAATTCTAGCTGCCGATTGGTTCTCCCCCGACAATTTTCCGGACTTACCCGGTAATGAGAGTATCGCCAAACGATTAATTAATTGGTTTACAAATATAGAACATTCCGCTAGCTACCACTCTCCCATGCCCAAATAG
- a CDS encoding DUF1294 domain-containing protein: protein MVLYILWNFAGFIMVRLDKRRARRNEWRIRERTFFLWALVFGAVGILLGMYVFRHKTRHRSFVIGMPIICIFNLVCGYLLWFF from the coding sequence ATGGTACTATATATTCTTTGGAATTTTGCCGGGTTTATTATGGTTAGGCTAGATAAGCGGCGGGCTAGACGGAATGAGTGGCGTATAAGGGAACGAACTTTTTTTCTTTGGGCCTTGGTCTTTGGTGCTGTTGGTATTCTTCTTGGGATGTACGTATTCCGTCATAAAACACGCCATCGGTCTTTCGTCATTGGCATGCCAATAATATGTATATTTAATCTTGTTTGCGGTTATTTATTATGGTTTTTCTAA
- a CDS encoding SAM-dependent methyltransferase, producing MYTFTNQFISNQNNMEFLKATMMGPNAMRVAEELASCLNINENMHILDLGCGCGLSTLLLTQKYGAKVFAADLWISPTENNERFKSIGIDDKAVPISVDATKGLPFANGYFDLLFTVDAYHYFGDTAEMLPSLIPFVKKGGYIAVAIPGLKYEFWKNIPDDMQPFWNNEMERTLHSVDWWKDLWKRTEGIEMVDSREMACCRQAWKEWQTGYHPIVAEDIKMMEAEGGKYFNLVQLIAKVI from the coding sequence ATGTACACATTTACAAATCAATTTATTTCCAATCAGAATAACATGGAATTTTTGAAAGCTACCATGATGGGGCCTAATGCCATGCGAGTAGCAGAGGAATTAGCGTCATGCCTAAACATCAATGAGAATATGCATATACTTGACCTTGGTTGCGGGTGCGGTCTTTCCACGCTCTTGCTGACACAAAAATACGGCGCAAAAGTTTTCGCCGCCGACTTGTGGATTTCACCGACTGAAAACAATGAGCGTTTCAAATCTATCGGGATTGACGATAAAGCCGTTCCGATTTCAGTAGACGCAACCAAAGGATTGCCTTTCGCAAACGGATATTTTGACCTGTTGTTTACTGTGGACGCTTACCATTATTTCGGTGATACGGCGGAAATGCTCCCGTCGCTCATTCCTTTTGTGAAAAAGGGCGGCTATATCGCCGTGGCTATTCCCGGCTTAAAATACGAATTTTGGAAAAATATTCCCGATGATATGCAGCCGTTTTGGAATAACGAGATGGAAAGAACTCTGCACTCTGTTGATTGGTGGAAGGATTTGTGGAAGAGGACCGAGGGCATTGAAATGGTGGACAGCCGTGAAATGGCCTGTTGCAGACAGGCGTGGAAAGAATGGCAGACCGGTTATCATCCCATTGTCGCTGAGGACATCAAAATGATGGAGGCTGAGGGCGGAAAGTATTTTAATCTTGTTCAGTTGATTGCTAAAGTCATTTGA
- a CDS encoding CD3324 family protein yields the protein MGYKNAVSIFPTDLLKAIQQYIDGEYIYIPRKAENKKRWGEVKPSRQYIQKRNEMIFSQYQDGISVEDIASCNYLSPKTIYKILADMKNQC from the coding sequence ATGGGTTACAAGAACGCAGTTAGTATATTTCCCACCGATTTGTTAAAAGCAATACAACAGTATATCGACGGTGAATATATTTATATCCCACGAAAGGCAGAGAATAAAAAACGTTGGGGGGAAGTAAAACCAAGCAGGCAATATATTCAGAAACGCAACGAGATGATTTTTTCCCAGTATCAAGACGGTATTTCGGTTGAGGATATTGCAAGCTGTAATTACTTATCACCCAAAACAATCTACAAAATATTGGCTGATATGAAAAACCAATGCTAA
- the rsgA gene encoding ribosome small subunit-dependent GTPase A, with translation MNRIDMKKLGFTDRFAAESTLYNDLYVGRAFSQAKDLYKVMCENGEMMAEVSGKFRFEAKTLSDFPAVGDFVMLDRDVSANGNAIIHHVLSRKSVFIRKAAGTSNNEQVVASNIDTVFICMSLNNDFNLRRLERYLSIAWDSGAVPVIVLTKSDLSDDVEQKLHEVDTVAVGADVLVTTARREDGHFQIMRYIKEGQTIAFIGSSGVGKSTLINRLIGEDKLDTKGLRNDDKGKHTTTRRELILLKNGGIVIDTPGMRELGLESANLSKTFADIDELAFMCKFHDCTHASEPGCAVQKAIFDGTLSVERLLSYQKLKKETKYEGLNFKQIETTKLNEMFSGVGGMKNARRFAKSKNRER, from the coding sequence TTGAATAGAATAGATATGAAAAAATTAGGGTTCACCGATAGGTTTGCGGCTGAATCTACTTTATATAATGATCTTTATGTTGGGCGTGCTTTTTCTCAAGCGAAAGATTTATATAAGGTAATGTGTGAAAACGGTGAAATGATGGCCGAGGTATCCGGTAAATTTCGTTTTGAAGCGAAAACGCTATCTGATTTTCCGGCGGTAGGCGATTTTGTCATGCTTGACCGGGATGTAAGCGCAAACGGGAACGCCATTATTCATCATGTGCTTTCAAGAAAAAGCGTCTTTATCAGAAAGGCGGCCGGAACATCAAACAACGAACAGGTTGTGGCGAGTAATATCGACACGGTTTTCATATGTATGTCGCTGAATAACGACTTTAATCTGCGTAGGTTGGAGCGTTACCTGTCCATCGCTTGGGATAGTGGAGCGGTTCCCGTTATCGTTTTGACTAAATCGGATTTATCTGACGATGTGGAACAAAAACTCCATGAAGTGGATACTGTCGCCGTTGGCGCCGATGTTCTTGTTACCACGGCCAGGCGTGAGGACGGCCATTTCCAGATAATGCGGTATATTAAAGAAGGCCAAACAATCGCGTTTATCGGTTCATCAGGCGTTGGCAAGTCTACTCTTATCAATCGCTTAATTGGAGAAGATAAGCTGGATACAAAAGGACTTAGAAATGACGATAAAGGAAAGCACACGACCACAAGGCGCGAGCTTATTTTGCTAAAAAATGGCGGCATAGTCATTGACACGCCGGGAATGAGAGAGCTTGGCCTGGAAAGTGCTAATCTGTCTAAAACCTTTGCAGATATTGACGAGCTTGCGTTTATGTGTAAATTCCATGATTGTACGCACGCCAGCGAACCGGGTTGTGCGGTGCAAAAAGCGATTTTCGACGGTACTCTTTCCGTCGAAAGGCTTTTAAGCTATCAAAAACTAAAGAAAGAGACAAAATACGAGGGTCTTAATTTCAAACAAATTGAAACTACGAAGCTGAATGAAATGTTTAGCGGTGTAGGTGGTATGAAGAACGCCCGAAGGTTTGCAAAAAGTAAAAATCGGGAAAGGTAA